One window of Acomys russatus chromosome 28, mAcoRus1.1, whole genome shotgun sequence genomic DNA carries:
- the LOC127211014 gene encoding zinc finger protein 709-like: protein MEPVTFEDVAVNFTLGEWALLDSYQKELYRDVMKETFSNLISIGKTEEENIEEYQNIRRNLSTHAVEKLYEFEHGIQYGETHQQIQARIVNEYMPPGIVVYENSVSENDVIGLSQSEMHLGSPIIGKPYKDQGCVGKPFKPKKCWKDLTYSESFLTHENPSREKPDGNKQSNEPRRSLTSDQGYETTHAGDNLREYKQLETALMACGYVQSYERIQAGETPFVCKQCGEAFINSSLLVKHHKIHTREKTFACKYCGKAFIHLRACYNHERTHTGDRPYVCKQCGKACIHSYHLLQHERSHTREKLYACKQCGKVFGRSSYLRKHERIHTGEKPYLCKHCGKAFSDPTTRNNHERTHTGEKHYVCKQCGKAFIRSSQLLIHERIHTGEKPYSCKHCGKAFTYSSACYIHERIHTGEKPYVCKQCGKAFTCSTYLHKHERIHTGEKPYSCKQCGKAFIQHRACYNHERIHSGEKPYVCVQCGHAFTFSKSLQIHERNHTGEKPYVCKQCGKAFTCSTYLHQHERTHNEKKSSG from the exons GAGCCAGTGACGTTTGAGGATGTGGCTGTGAACTTCACCTTAggagagtgggctttgctggattcTTACCAAAAGGAGCTCTACAGAGATGTGATGAAGGAGACCTTTAGCAACCTGATCTCCATAG GGAAAACCGAGGAAGAAAATATTGAAGAGTACCAAAATATTAGGAGAAATCTGAG caCTCATGCGGTTGAAAAACTCTATGAGTTTGAACATGGTATTCAGTATGGAGAAACCCACCAACAGATTCAAGCGCGCATTGTTAATGAGTACATGCCTCCTGGAATAGTAGTGTATGAAAACAGTGTGTCTGAAAATGATGTCATTGGCCTTTCACAGTCAGAGATGCACCTCGGAAGTCCAATTATAGGCAAACCGTATAAAGATCAGGGATGTGTGGGAAAGCCCTTTAAGCCTAAGAAATGCTGGAAAGATCTTACTTATTCTGAGTCCTTTCTTACCCATGAGAATCCTTCCAGAGAGAAACCCGATGGAAATAAACAATCTAATGAGCCCCGCAGGAGCCTCACTTCTGATCAAGGTTATGAGACAACTCATGCTGGAGACAATCTCCGTGAATATAAGCAACTTGAAACTGCTCTCATGGCGTGCGGTTATGTGCAGTCATATGAAAGAATCCAAGCTGGAGAAACACCGTTTGTGTGTAAGCAGTGTGGAGAGGCCTTCATTAATTCCAGTCTTCTTGTCAAACACCATAAAATTCATACTAGAGAGAAGACTTTTGCATGCAAGTACTGTGGAAAAGCTTTCATCCATCTGCGAGCATGTTATAATCATGAGCGCACTCACACCGGGGACAGACCTTATGTGTGTAAAcaatgtgggaaagcctgtaTTCATTCCTACCACCTTCTCCAGCATGAAAGAAGTCATACCCGAGAAAAACTTTATGCATGTAAGCAGTGTGGGAAAGTATTTGGGCGTTCTTCATACCTTCGCAAACACGAGAGAATTCACACTGGGGAGAAACCTTATTTGTGTAAGCACTGTGGAAAAGCATTCAGTGATCCCACAACCCGTAATAATCACGAGAGAACTCACACTGGGGAGAAACACTATGTTTGTAAGCAGTGCGGGAAAGCCTTCATTCGTTCTTCTCAGCTTCTCATCCATGagagaattcacactggagagaagccttacTCATGTAAAcactgtgggaaagccttcaccTATTCCAGTGCGTGTTACATTCATGagagaattcacactggagagaaaccctacgtTTGTAAGCAGTGCGGGAAAGCGTTTACGTGTTCCACGTACCTTCACAAGCATGagagaattcacactggagagaaaccttattcGTGCAaacagtgtgggaaagccttcatcCAGCACAGGGCTTGTTACAATCATGAGAGAATTCACAGTGGAGAGAAACcatacgtgtgtgtgcagtgtgggcATGCATTCACTTTCTCAAAATCCCTTCAAATACATGAGAGAAACCACACCGGAGAGAAGCCATACGTGTGTAAGCAGTGTGGCAAAGCATTCACATGCTCTACATATCTTCACCAACATGAAAGAACTCATAATGAAAAGAAATCCAGTGGTTAG